A single Sorex araneus isolate mSorAra2 chromosome 8, mSorAra2.pri, whole genome shotgun sequence DNA region contains:
- the BEAN1 gene encoding protein BEAN1 isoform X1: MGKVSCTSDYPPFLGGPCPTPYNSTGNYYSTFSENEEHSHLLVSPVLVASAVVGVVLILSCITIIVGSLRRERQARLQWYHQQRNRHRRRHRRHHGDEEYDFMSDGHILGRRMRSMCGTLEEWPRTLELNSWGDVNPAVLRELYPDAPPSYEECVGPGATQLYIPTDAPPPYSLTDAFPPNGNPNPGAVESGIPNPVVLQPGILNPGTLEPGVLSPGAPEPGVLGAGTLEPGGGPGRPRDEQVHSISMDALPPYEILISSPRSSLLPLPGPGPMSPPDSPSLAPGGVPE; the protein is encoded by the exons ccccgtACAACAGTACGGGCAACTACTACTCCACGTTCTCGGAGAATGAGGAGCACAGCCACCTGCTGGTGTCGCCTGTGCTGGTGGCCAGCGCCGTGGTAGGCGTGGTGCTCATCCTCTCCTGCATCACCATCATCGTGGGCAGCCTCCGGCGGGAGCGGCAGGCGCGGCTGCAGTGGTACCACCAGCAGCGAAACCGtcaccgccgccgccaccgccgccaccATGGCGACGAGGAGTATGACTTCA TGTCGGACGGACACATACTCGGCCGCAGGATGCGCTCCATGTGCGGCACACTCGAGGAATGGCCGAGGACCCTAGAGCTCAACTCTTGGGGAGATGTGAACCCCGCGGTGCTCCGGGAGCTGTACCCAGATGCTCCTCCTTC CTACGAGGAGTGCGTAGGGCCAGGGGCCACCCAGCTCTACATTCCCACTGATGCTCCGCCACCCTACTCGCTCACCGACGCCTTCCCGCCGAATGGCAACCCGAATCCGGGTGCCGTGGAATCTGGCATCCCGAATCCGGTTGTCCTGCAGCCTGGCATCCTGAATCCAGGCACCCTGGAGCCTGGTGTCCTCAGCCCAGGTGCCCCGGAGCCTGGGGTTCTGGGTGCAGGCACCCTGGAGCCTGGCGGTGGCCCTGGTCGCCCCAGGGATGAGCAGGTGCACAGCATCTCCATGGATGCCCTGCCCCCTTATGAGATCCTGATAAGCAGCCCCCGCTCCAGCCTGCTGCCACTGCCGGGGCCTGGGCCCATGAGCCCCCCAGACTCACCCAGCCTCGCTCCAGGAGGAGTGCCTGAGTGA
- the BEAN1 gene encoding protein BEAN1 isoform X2, producing MWGLGLQDPEVSAPYNSTGNYYSTFSENEEHSHLLVSPVLVASAVVGVVLILSCITIIVGSLRRERQARLQWYHQQRNRHRRRHRRHHGDEEYDFMSDGHILGRRMRSMCGTLEEWPRTLELNSWGDVNPAVLRELYPDAPPSYEECVGPGATQLYIPTDAPPPYSLTDAFPPNGNPNPGAVESGIPNPVVLQPGILNPGTLEPGVLSPGAPEPGVLGAGTLEPGGGPGRPRDEQVHSISMDALPPYEILISSPRSSLLPLPGPGPMSPPDSPSLAPGGVPE from the exons ccccgtACAACAGTACGGGCAACTACTACTCCACGTTCTCGGAGAATGAGGAGCACAGCCACCTGCTGGTGTCGCCTGTGCTGGTGGCCAGCGCCGTGGTAGGCGTGGTGCTCATCCTCTCCTGCATCACCATCATCGTGGGCAGCCTCCGGCGGGAGCGGCAGGCGCGGCTGCAGTGGTACCACCAGCAGCGAAACCGtcaccgccgccgccaccgccgccaccATGGCGACGAGGAGTATGACTTCA TGTCGGACGGACACATACTCGGCCGCAGGATGCGCTCCATGTGCGGCACACTCGAGGAATGGCCGAGGACCCTAGAGCTCAACTCTTGGGGAGATGTGAACCCCGCGGTGCTCCGGGAGCTGTACCCAGATGCTCCTCCTTC CTACGAGGAGTGCGTAGGGCCAGGGGCCACCCAGCTCTACATTCCCACTGATGCTCCGCCACCCTACTCGCTCACCGACGCCTTCCCGCCGAATGGCAACCCGAATCCGGGTGCCGTGGAATCTGGCATCCCGAATCCGGTTGTCCTGCAGCCTGGCATCCTGAATCCAGGCACCCTGGAGCCTGGTGTCCTCAGCCCAGGTGCCCCGGAGCCTGGGGTTCTGGGTGCAGGCACCCTGGAGCCTGGCGGTGGCCCTGGTCGCCCCAGGGATGAGCAGGTGCACAGCATCTCCATGGATGCCCTGCCCCCTTATGAGATCCTGATAAGCAGCCCCCGCTCCAGCCTGCTGCCACTGCCGGGGCCTGGGCCCATGAGCCCCCCAGACTCACCCAGCCTCGCTCCAGGAGGAGTGCCTGAGTGA